From a region of the Balaenoptera ricei isolate mBalRic1 chromosome 11, mBalRic1.hap2, whole genome shotgun sequence genome:
- the IL17F gene encoding interleukin-17F, whose protein sequence is MTLLRDMAVVKSLLLLTLGLTLLGEVAARKTPKAGDPALCPAPEDHTVRVDIRILRQTQGALLSHDFQNRSSSPWDYNITRDPHRFPSEIAEARCRHTGCIDAEGKEDSSMNSVPIQQEFLVLRRESQGCSRSFRLEKVRVTVGCTCVTPIVRYVRGLRAADQLS, encoded by the exons ATGACATTGCTGCGTGACATGGCCGTG GTCAAGTCCCTGCTGCTGTTGACATTGGGGCTGACCCTCCTGGGGGAGGTGGCAGCTCGGAAAACCCCCAAAGCTGGGGACCCTGCCCTCTGTCCCGCTCCGGAGGACCACACTGTGAGGGTTGATATCCGCATCCTCAGGCAGACCCAGGGCGCTCTCCTCTCACACGACTTCCAGAACCGCTCCAGCTCCCCCTGGGATTACAA CATCACCCGGGACCCGCACCGGTTCCCCTCCGAGATTGCAGAGGCCCGGTGCAGGCACACGGGCTGCATCGACGCCGAGGGGAAGGAAGACAGCTCCATGAACTCCGTCCCCATCCAGCAAGAGTTCCTGGTCCTCCGGAGGGAGTCCCAGGGTTGCTCTCGCTCCTTCCGGCTGGAGAAGGTGCGGGTGACTGTTGGTTGCACCTGTGTCACCCCCATCGTCCGCTACGTGCGTGGCTTGAGGGCGGCGGATCAGCTCAGCTGA